The following are from one region of the Paenalkalicoccus suaedae genome:
- a CDS encoding acetyl-CoA C-acetyltransferase, whose translation MKEAVIVAGARTPVGKAKKGTLANVRPDDLAALTIKETLKRANNFDPARIEDVIIGCAMPEAEQGMNMARNISALAGLPDEVPAITINRYCSSGLQSIAYAAERIQLGKAEAIIAGGAESMSLIPMGGHVIAPNPTLVENAPEYYMGMGYTAEEVASRFGISREDQDAFAVESHRKAARALSEGKFDEEVVPVPVILRHVNGDNKLVETEVLLERDEGVREETTVEALAKLRPAFKPFGGSVTAGNASQMSDGAASVLVMDREVAEKEGLTPLVKVLSFAVAGVPPEIMGIGPVEAIPKAVKEAGLELSDIGLFELNEAFASQSIQVIRHLELDPEKVNVNGGAIALGHPLGCTGTKLTLSLIHEMKRRNEKYGVVTMCIGGGMGAAGVFELL comes from the coding sequence GTGAAGGAAGCAGTGATTGTAGCAGGTGCACGGACACCTGTCGGAAAAGCGAAAAAAGGAACATTAGCGAACGTGCGACCAGACGATTTAGCCGCACTAACGATCAAAGAAACGTTAAAGAGAGCAAATAACTTTGACCCTGCGCGTATCGAAGATGTCATCATCGGGTGTGCGATGCCAGAAGCAGAGCAGGGTATGAATATGGCACGAAATATTTCTGCGCTAGCAGGACTACCAGACGAAGTACCAGCGATCACGATCAATCGCTACTGCTCGTCCGGGCTACAAAGTATTGCCTATGCAGCTGAGCGCATTCAGCTTGGTAAGGCAGAGGCAATCATTGCGGGTGGAGCAGAATCAATGAGCTTGATCCCTATGGGTGGTCACGTGATTGCACCTAACCCAACGCTTGTAGAAAATGCACCTGAATACTATATGGGCATGGGCTACACAGCAGAGGAAGTAGCAAGCCGTTTCGGCATTAGCCGAGAGGATCAAGATGCGTTCGCGGTGGAAAGTCATCGTAAAGCTGCACGTGCCCTATCAGAAGGGAAATTCGACGAAGAAGTTGTCCCTGTCCCAGTTATTCTTAGACACGTAAACGGCGACAATAAACTCGTTGAGACAGAGGTACTACTAGAGCGCGACGAAGGCGTTCGGGAAGAAACAACGGTAGAAGCTCTAGCAAAGCTACGTCCAGCTTTCAAGCCATTTGGAGGATCGGTTACAGCAGGTAACGCGTCCCAGATGAGCGATGGAGCAGCGTCCGTACTCGTTATGGACCGTGAAGTGGCAGAGAAGGAAGGCTTAACGCCACTTGTTAAAGTACTCTCCTTTGCTGTAGCTGGTGTACCACCAGAAATCATGGGAATTGGTCCTGTTGAAGCGATCCCAAAGGCAGTCAAAGAAGCTGGGCTAGAGCTATCTGATATTGGCTTATTCGAGCTAAACGAAGCCTTCGCCTCTCAGTCGATTCAAGTTATTCGACACCTTGAGCTTGACCCTGAAAAGGTAAACGTAAACGGTGGCGCTATTGCTTTAGGGCATCCACTAGGTTGCACGGGCACAAAGCTTACGCTTAGCCTGATTCATGAAATGAAGCGCCGCAATGAAAAGTACGGTGTTGTTACGATGTGTATTGGCGGAGGCATGGGTGCCGCTGGCGTATTCGAACTACTATAA
- a CDS encoding 3-hydroxyacyl-CoA dehydrogenase/enoyl-CoA hydratase family protein: MRHIKKAAVLGSGVMGSGIAAHLANIGIPTMLLDIVPKEEAQGDSSVATARKTERNVLATNAIKQLQKQKPAPLARKENAALITPGNFEDDFEKLKDVDWIIEVVVENLEIKKQVFTKVEEFRKPGTIISSNTSGISIEAMTEGRSEDFKKHFLGTHFFNPPRYLKLLEVIPTKETDPEVLSFMKQFGEDVLGKGVVEAKDTPNFIANRIGTYGLLVTVQEMMRGGYSVGEVDSVTGPALGRPKSATFRTLDVVGLDTFLHVAKNVYDQVEGQEQETFDPPAFMKKMAENGMLGAKSGKGFFYKEKTKEGSEIKELNYETFEYETRKKMKAPSIQQSKQAKGKAAKIQTLVYANDRAGELVWNILKPTLLYSAEKAFEVADSIYDIDQAKKWGFGWELGPFETWDAIGVEKSVARMKEEGETIPSWVEEMLASGKTSFYEDRTTYYDNGSYTKAEINEKVINIKSLKDSGNVIMKNTGASLVDLGDGVAVLEFTSPNNSIGLDVMQMINKSIDEVEKNYKGLVINNQGKNFCVGANLMMILMEAQDMNFPEIDLVVRQFQQSMAKIRNSEKPVVAAPFAMTLGGGTEISLPAASIQASMETYMGLVEVGVGLIPGGGGNKELYLRHLNNLPKGASLDLQAVANNVFETIAMAKVSTSAQEAEDLGFIRPEDGISINGDHLLHDAKQRVIHLADSGYRAPAREKIQVVGEPGYAAMLLGAKTMKFGGLISDHDLKIAEKLAFTIAGGRVPRGSFVDEQYLLDIEREAFLSLVGEPKTQMRMQHMLTKGKPLRN, from the coding sequence ATGAGACACATTAAAAAGGCGGCGGTCTTAGGCTCAGGCGTCATGGGTTCAGGCATTGCAGCTCACTTAGCTAATATTGGTATACCAACCATGCTTCTTGATATTGTTCCAAAGGAAGAGGCGCAAGGAGATTCATCTGTTGCTACCGCAAGAAAAACAGAGCGAAACGTACTTGCAACAAATGCAATTAAGCAGCTTCAAAAACAAAAGCCCGCTCCACTCGCTCGCAAAGAGAATGCAGCACTCATTACTCCAGGAAATTTCGAAGACGACTTTGAGAAGTTAAAAGACGTTGACTGGATCATTGAGGTTGTTGTTGAAAACTTAGAAATTAAAAAGCAAGTTTTCACGAAAGTAGAGGAATTTAGAAAGCCAGGCACGATCATCAGCTCCAACACATCTGGTATTTCGATAGAGGCAATGACAGAAGGACGCTCGGAGGACTTTAAAAAGCACTTCCTTGGCACGCACTTCTTCAATCCACCTCGTTACCTAAAGCTACTTGAAGTGATTCCGACAAAGGAAACGGACCCTGAAGTACTATCCTTCATGAAGCAATTTGGTGAAGACGTTCTTGGGAAGGGCGTTGTAGAAGCAAAAGACACGCCTAACTTTATCGCGAACCGTATCGGCACATACGGACTGCTTGTAACGGTGCAGGAAATGATGCGCGGAGGGTATTCTGTTGGAGAGGTTGATTCTGTAACTGGACCGGCATTAGGTCGTCCGAAGTCAGCTACATTCCGTACGCTTGACGTCGTTGGTCTGGACACGTTCTTACATGTTGCGAAAAACGTATACGACCAAGTAGAAGGACAGGAGCAAGAGACATTTGATCCTCCTGCATTCATGAAAAAAATGGCGGAGAACGGCATGCTTGGTGCGAAATCCGGCAAAGGATTTTTCTATAAAGAAAAGACAAAAGAAGGTAGCGAAATTAAAGAATTAAACTACGAGACCTTTGAATATGAAACGCGTAAAAAAATGAAAGCGCCTTCTATCCAACAATCGAAGCAGGCTAAGGGCAAAGCGGCGAAAATTCAAACGCTAGTTTACGCGAACGATCGCGCTGGAGAGCTCGTTTGGAACATCTTAAAGCCAACGCTACTCTACTCAGCGGAAAAAGCGTTTGAAGTAGCGGACTCGATCTATGACATTGATCAGGCGAAGAAGTGGGGCTTCGGCTGGGAGCTCGGACCATTTGAGACGTGGGATGCCATTGGCGTTGAGAAGTCGGTAGCACGTATGAAGGAAGAAGGCGAGACGATTCCATCGTGGGTAGAAGAGATGCTTGCAAGTGGAAAAACGAGCTTCTACGAAGATCGCACTACGTACTACGACAACGGGTCTTACACGAAAGCTGAAATTAACGAAAAAGTGATTAACATTAAGAGCCTAAAAGATTCAGGCAACGTAATCATGAAAAACACGGGCGCCTCGCTAGTCGATTTGGGAGACGGGGTTGCAGTTCTAGAATTCACTTCTCCGAATAACTCGATCGGACTTGATGTCATGCAGATGATCAATAAGTCTATTGATGAAGTCGAGAAGAATTACAAAGGGCTTGTTATAAATAACCAAGGGAAAAACTTCTGTGTTGGCGCCAACTTGATGATGATTTTGATGGAAGCGCAGGATATGAACTTCCCTGAGATTGATTTAGTTGTCCGTCAGTTCCAGCAGTCCATGGCGAAAATTCGCAACTCGGAGAAGCCAGTTGTAGCAGCACCGTTTGCAATGACGCTCGGTGGAGGTACCGAGATTTCCCTACCAGCCGCAAGCATTCAAGCGTCAATGGAGACGTATATGGGGCTTGTAGAAGTGGGAGTTGGACTTATCCCTGGCGGTGGAGGAAACAAGGAGCTTTACTTGCGCCACCTAAATAACCTGCCAAAAGGAGCGAGCCTAGACTTACAGGCTGTAGCAAACAACGTGTTTGAAACGATTGCGATGGCGAAAGTGAGCACGAGTGCGCAGGAAGCAGAAGATTTAGGGTTTATTCGTCCAGAAGACGGCATCAGTATTAACGGAGATCATCTCTTACATGACGCCAAGCAAAGGGTTATCCATCTTGCTGATTCTGGCTACCGTGCACCAGCACGTGAAAAGATTCAAGTCGTTGGAGAGCCGGGCTACGCGGCAATGCTATTAGGTGCGAAGACGATGAAGTTTGGCGGACTCATTTCTGACCATGACCTCAAAATCGCTGAGAAATTAGCATTTACCATCGCTGGTGGTCGTGTACCTCGCGGATCATTTGTTGATGAGCAGTACTTATTAGATATTGAACGCGAAGCATTCTTAAGTTTAGTAGGAGAGCCAAAAACTCAAATGCGTATGCAACATATGCTCACAAAAGGCAAGCCATTACGTAACTAA
- a CDS encoding spore coat protein, protein MTQKITNPATPVPQTPALNDRDLLTDMLTVEKYITDAYSTAMNESSHSRLFEDVFSIFEESQRCQRDIFNTMFAYGWYSLEAVDAQKLQQTYQQFSGYMEQSPYQN, encoded by the coding sequence ATGACACAAAAAATCACGAATCCAGCAACTCCCGTCCCTCAGACTCCTGCGCTAAATGATCGTGACTTACTAACTGATATGCTTACAGTAGAAAAATATATTACGGATGCGTATTCAACGGCGATGAACGAGTCCAGTCATTCGCGATTGTTTGAAGATGTGTTTAGCATCTTTGAAGAGTCTCAGCGATGTCAGCGTGATATTTTTAACACGATGTTTGCTTATGGCTGGTATTCTCTTGAAGCTGTCGATGCGCAGAAGTTGCAGCAAACGTATCAGCAGTTTAGTGGATATATGGAGCAGTCTCCTTATCAGAACTAG
- the secY gene encoding preprotein translocase subunit SecY, with translation MFDALKNMFRVGDLRNKIFYTLGILIVFRIGAHLPAPGVNADAVNFDNFAALGFLNTFGGGALENFSIFATGIMPYITASIIVQLLRMDVVPKFAEWAKEGDAGRRKLAMVTRYGTIGIAFVQALGMSIGFNNIMPGLVPNPSFTTYLLIAITLTAGTAFLLWLGEQITANGVGNGISIIIFAGIAAGIPNGVMQLYATYLANPGEALFINIVIVALILLAILAIVIGVIYVQQAERKVPVQYAKQLTAGGRPSGGQSSHLPLKVNTAGVIPVIFAMSLFIFPPTVANFFGTESAVAQWVVRVFDYTNVYGMIVYAALIIAFAYFYTFVQMNPEQMSQNLQRQNGFIPGVRPGKATEAYITKLLYRLTFVGSLFLATVAILPLIAGSAAGLPPSIQIGGTGLLIVVGVALDTMKRIESQMIDRRYKGFMRKSS, from the coding sequence ATGTTTGATGCACTTAAGAATATGTTCCGTGTAGGGGACTTACGGAATAAAATCTTTTACACTTTAGGAATACTGATCGTATTCCGAATCGGGGCTCATCTTCCGGCACCAGGAGTTAACGCCGACGCCGTAAACTTTGATAACTTTGCAGCACTAGGCTTTTTAAATACTTTTGGCGGTGGTGCGCTGGAGAACTTCTCGATATTTGCAACGGGTATTATGCCGTACATAACGGCTTCGATTATCGTCCAGCTTTTACGTATGGACGTTGTTCCTAAATTTGCTGAATGGGCAAAAGAAGGAGATGCAGGTCGACGAAAGCTTGCTATGGTAACACGTTACGGTACAATCGGTATCGCGTTTGTACAAGCACTTGGTATGTCCATTGGATTTAACAACATTATGCCAGGACTTGTTCCAAACCCATCGTTTACCACGTATTTACTCATCGCAATCACGTTAACTGCGGGTACAGCCTTCCTATTATGGTTAGGTGAACAGATCACTGCTAACGGTGTTGGTAACGGTATTTCTATCATCATCTTCGCAGGTATTGCTGCCGGTATTCCAAACGGAGTTATGCAACTTTATGCGACATACTTAGCAAACCCAGGTGAAGCACTGTTCATTAATATCGTCATTGTCGCACTCATTCTTCTTGCGATCCTTGCGATTGTTATTGGAGTTATCTACGTTCAGCAGGCGGAGCGTAAAGTACCTGTACAATACGCAAAGCAATTAACAGCTGGCGGACGTCCAAGCGGCGGCCAGTCGTCTCACTTACCATTAAAAGTTAACACAGCAGGGGTTATTCCGGTAATCTTTGCGATGTCACTCTTCATTTTCCCACCAACTGTAGCCAATTTCTTTGGTACAGAAAGTGCAGTAGCACAGTGGGTCGTTCGCGTATTTGACTATACGAATGTGTACGGAATGATTGTTTATGCCGCTCTCATCATTGCATTCGCATACTTCTATACGTTCGTTCAAATGAACCCAGAGCAAATGTCTCAAAACTTACAGCGTCAAAATGGATTTATTCCAGGTGTACGCCCAGGTAAAGCGACAGAAGCTTACATCACAAAGCTACTTTATCGTCTTACGTTCGTTGGATCTCTTTTCCTTGCTACAGTTGCAATCCTACCGCTTATCGCAGGTAGCGCAGCTGGACTCCCACCATCGATTCAAATCGGTGGTACCGGACTCCTCATCGTCGTAGGGGTAGCCCTTGATACGATGAAGCGAATCGAGAGCCAAATGATCGATCGCCGATACAAAGGCTTCATGAGAAAATCATCGTAA
- a CDS encoding homoserine dehydrogenase, with amino-acid sequence MAKEKRVAIAGFGTVGTGVYEALYAKRDKIEKLIGGSFRIPVVLVKNTNKIRPVSEETLVTNNVNDVLAANVDTVVEVTTDATTAYPLVRQFLQNGITVVTANKELVAKHGEELLALAKIYHCRLYFEAAVAGGIPILTSLRHTLKTNDITRIEAIVNGTSNFILSKMRKEGAAFDLALEEAQANGYAEAVPDKDIDGWDAYYKSTIISHWLYGQAPVWAADKPRGIRGVDVRDLVLAERFDARIKHVATIEAHEGVVASVEPKLVLSDHSLYGVEGVNNGIHVEGSIVGQLLFQGPGAGKFPTASAIIEDVINHWTGTSEQEPESSELPRATANVAETADSYFLVTANKLPSSLENTVEAVSAVERYDGREAVIVRGTSDALSGLEVVTFAVTGDVVEASSIRTSKERVVS; translated from the coding sequence GTGGCAAAAGAAAAACGCGTAGCAATTGCCGGCTTTGGAACAGTAGGGACCGGCGTCTATGAAGCGCTGTATGCAAAGCGGGACAAAATCGAAAAGTTAATCGGCGGATCGTTTCGAATTCCAGTCGTGCTTGTAAAGAATACGAATAAGATTCGACCAGTTTCAGAGGAAACGCTCGTAACAAACAACGTCAACGATGTGCTAGCAGCAAACGTGGATACGGTCGTTGAAGTGACGACAGATGCTACGACAGCTTATCCATTAGTGAGACAGTTCCTTCAAAACGGGATCACCGTTGTAACAGCCAACAAAGAACTAGTGGCGAAGCACGGCGAAGAGCTATTAGCGCTCGCAAAGATCTATCATTGCAGACTGTATTTTGAAGCGGCTGTAGCTGGAGGAATCCCAATATTAACGAGTCTAAGACATACGCTTAAAACAAACGATATAACGCGTATAGAGGCGATTGTAAACGGAACGTCTAACTTCATCCTTTCTAAAATGAGGAAAGAGGGGGCTGCCTTTGATCTGGCCTTGGAGGAGGCTCAGGCGAACGGCTACGCAGAGGCTGTGCCGGACAAGGATATTGATGGCTGGGATGCGTACTACAAGTCGACAATCATTAGCCATTGGCTTTACGGTCAGGCGCCTGTATGGGCAGCGGATAAGCCGCGCGGTATTCGAGGCGTGGATGTACGTGACTTAGTGCTGGCAGAACGGTTTGACGCACGCATCAAGCATGTTGCCACGATTGAGGCGCATGAGGGTGTGGTCGCGTCTGTAGAGCCAAAGCTTGTCTTAAGCGACCATTCACTTTATGGCGTCGAAGGCGTCAATAACGGTATTCATGTCGAAGGAAGTATTGTCGGTCAGCTATTATTCCAAGGGCCTGGCGCTGGTAAATTCCCGACGGCAAGCGCGATCATCGAGGATGTCATCAACCATTGGACGGGGACGAGTGAGCAGGAGCCTGAGAGTTCGGAGCTACCTCGAGCTACTGCTAATGTGGCTGAGACCGCCGATTCGTATTTCCTCGTGACGGCAAACAAGCTACCTTCTTCGTTAGAAAATACGGTGGAGGCTGTGTCAGCGGTGGAGCGATATGATGGTCGCGAGGCTGTTATAGTGCGAGGTACATCGGATGCGCTAAGCGGGCTTGAAGTTGTTACGTTTGCGGTAACAGGTGATGTTGTAGAGGCAAGTAGTATTCGCACATCGAAGGAACGAGTCGTTAGTTAA
- the acsA gene encoding acetate--CoA ligase, with translation MERTHIEADKTIAKRANLQSYENTKELFTWDHALQELSQAPSGKWNAAYECIDRHVAEGYGDKKALLFTDGDHDETFTFAEVKHITDGYAHVLKESGVKVGDRVFIFLPKSPACYFTILAAIKAGAIAGPLFEAFMEDAVRERMQDCEAQYLITDENLVKRVPFDDVPSLLKTWDIEEFDREAQQYEDADSPIVWLDEQDGMLIHYTSGSTGKPKGVLHAQKVLPHHLITGKYVLDVHDDDVYWCTSHPGWVTGSVYGVFAPWLNRATVVIHGGRFDAKEWYSLIERFGVTIWYSAPTAFRMLMSEGDLYKDFNLTSLRHLLSVGEPLNPEVIYWAKDVFNARIHDTWWMTETGGHLIVNFPSALIKPGSMGRAFPGVTVGILDENNEPLPANEVGKLAVKAPWPGLMKEIWKNKEKFDSYFTDNGWYLSGDTARIDEDGYVFFEGRDDDLIKTAGEQVGPFEVESKLIEHPAVAEAGVIGKPDELRGHIIKAFITLRHGYSDYDGLTEEIRQFVKTKLAAHAAPREIEIVEELPKTKISGKILRRLLKQQEIEKMQKEVASEWQKKNA, from the coding sequence ATCGAACGTACTCATATCGAAGCAGACAAAACAATCGCAAAACGTGCTAACCTTCAAAGCTATGAGAATACAAAAGAGCTATTTACATGGGATCATGCGCTACAAGAACTATCTCAGGCACCTTCTGGCAAATGGAATGCCGCTTACGAATGTATTGACCGTCACGTTGCGGAAGGCTATGGCGATAAAAAGGCGCTTCTTTTTACAGATGGTGATCACGATGAGACATTCACGTTTGCTGAAGTAAAGCACATTACGGACGGTTACGCGCACGTCTTGAAGGAATCTGGTGTGAAGGTGGGAGATCGCGTCTTTATTTTCCTCCCGAAATCTCCGGCGTGCTATTTTACGATTTTAGCAGCGATCAAAGCAGGGGCAATTGCAGGACCACTGTTTGAAGCGTTTATGGAGGATGCGGTTCGCGAGAGAATGCAGGATTGTGAAGCGCAGTATTTGATTACAGACGAGAATCTTGTGAAGAGAGTACCGTTTGATGACGTTCCTTCTTTACTTAAAACGTGGGACATCGAGGAGTTTGATCGTGAAGCACAGCAGTACGAGGATGCGGACTCGCCAATCGTTTGGTTAGACGAACAGGATGGCATGCTTATTCATTACACGTCAGGATCTACTGGTAAGCCAAAAGGTGTCTTACATGCACAAAAGGTGTTACCGCACCACCTCATCACCGGTAAATACGTGTTAGACGTGCATGACGACGATGTGTACTGGTGCACCTCTCACCCTGGTTGGGTGACAGGGAGTGTGTATGGCGTGTTTGCGCCTTGGTTAAACCGAGCAACGGTAGTAATCCACGGTGGTCGCTTTGATGCAAAAGAATGGTATAGCCTTATCGAACGCTTTGGCGTAACAATTTGGTACAGCGCACCGACCGCGTTCCGCATGCTTATGAGCGAAGGCGACCTCTATAAAGACTTTAACTTAACGTCTCTCCGCCATTTACTAAGCGTAGGAGAGCCACTTAACCCCGAAGTGATTTATTGGGCAAAGGATGTCTTCAACGCTCGCATTCACGATACGTGGTGGATGACGGAGACTGGTGGACATCTCATCGTTAACTTCCCGTCCGCCCTCATTAAGCCAGGTTCGATGGGACGTGCTTTCCCAGGCGTGACTGTAGGGATTTTGGACGAAAATAATGAGCCACTGCCTGCCAATGAGGTTGGCAAGCTTGCTGTTAAAGCACCATGGCCTGGACTCATGAAGGAGATCTGGAAAAATAAAGAGAAGTTTGATTCCTACTTTACGGACAATGGCTGGTATTTATCAGGAGATACCGCTCGCATAGATGAAGATGGCTACGTCTTTTTTGAAGGACGTGACGATGATTTAATCAAAACAGCTGGCGAACAAGTTGGACCTTTTGAAGTAGAAAGCAAGCTCATTGAGCACCCTGCTGTAGCAGAGGCGGGCGTAATCGGGAAGCCAGATGAGCTTCGTGGCCACATTATTAAGGCGTTCATTACGCTACGTCATGGCTATTCGGACTATGACGGTCTTACTGAAGAGATTCGCCAGTTTGTGAAAACGAAGCTTGCAGCACACGCGGCACCTCGTGAGATTGAAATCGTGGAAGAGCTACCGAAAACGAAAATTAGTGGCAAGATCTTACGTCGTCTATTAAAACAACAAGAGATCGAAAAGATGCAGAAGGAGGTGGCTTCCGAGTGGCAAAAGAAAAACGCGTAG
- a CDS encoding ABC transporter ATP-binding protein codes for MSIQVEKVSRTFKGQLAVNDISFEVKQGEIVGLLGTSGCGKSTLLRAISGLDTGYDGTVRVNGKEKRGTSSELGVIFQEPRLMPWLTVIDNVCFGLTGSKRENYAKAREILNVVGLSDFEKHYPKQLSGGMAQRTAIARALVTEPSTLLLDEPFSALDAFTKLQLQDMVLDLWDNYQPTMVIVTHDIDEALALCDRVVILKGQPGELYKNIELNQPKPRDKADTELAKVKSQILESLEIGRKPIRPKVVREA; via the coding sequence ATGAGTATACAAGTAGAAAAAGTCAGCAGAACGTTTAAAGGACAGCTTGCCGTGAATGATATCTCGTTTGAGGTGAAACAAGGAGAAATAGTTGGTCTGCTTGGTACAAGTGGATGTGGGAAAAGTACGCTACTACGAGCAATCTCAGGTCTTGATACAGGCTATGACGGCACGGTACGTGTTAATGGCAAAGAAAAGCGTGGAACATCAAGTGAACTAGGTGTCATTTTTCAAGAGCCACGATTAATGCCGTGGTTGACGGTTATTGATAACGTTTGTTTTGGACTAACAGGCTCTAAAAGAGAAAACTACGCAAAGGCAAGAGAAATCTTAAACGTTGTTGGACTCAGTGACTTTGAAAAGCATTACCCGAAGCAACTATCTGGAGGAATGGCTCAGCGTACGGCAATTGCACGAGCACTCGTAACAGAGCCATCAACACTACTACTCGATGAGCCGTTCAGTGCACTTGATGCATTTACAAAGCTACAGTTGCAGGATATGGTCTTAGACCTGTGGGATAACTACCAGCCAACAATGGTTATCGTGACACACGATATTGATGAAGCATTAGCGCTGTGTGATCGCGTTGTTATTTTAAAAGGACAGCCGGGAGAGCTATATAAAAATATTGAGCTAAATCAGCCAAAACCAAGAGATAAAGCAGATACAGAGCTTGCAAAAGTAAAATCGCAAATACTAGAGAGCTTAGAAATCGGACGTAAACCAATCCGTCCGAAAGTTGTGAGGGAGGCGTAA
- a CDS encoding ABC transporter permease has protein sequence MALTQGQQIENQKALNTAETKQKKVSKAMPSHLARVVLGLLFPALLIAGWEIGGRLELINTTLVPVPSTILATITALAADGSLWGHIGITLYRILWGFFWGTAVALVIGSFVAMSKVIEALLDPTIQAIRAIPSLAWVPLFILWLGIGEPSKVTLIALGVFFPVYLNTVGGIQSVDRKLIEVGKAYGLNTFQLVRRIILPASLPSFLIGLRSGLGLGWMFVVAAELLGASQGLGYLLVIGQNTFRPDTILASIVLFAILGKLTDFLLKKLQERALHWQDNLNGQQ, from the coding sequence ATGGCACTTACACAGGGACAGCAAATTGAGAATCAGAAAGCCTTAAATACAGCAGAGACGAAACAGAAGAAGGTGAGCAAGGCGATGCCGTCCCATCTAGCCCGGGTCGTCTTGGGCCTTTTATTCCCAGCACTACTAATAGCCGGATGGGAGATTGGAGGTAGGCTAGAGCTGATCAACACAACGCTCGTGCCAGTACCTTCTACTATCTTAGCAACGATTACTGCACTTGCAGCCGATGGCTCCCTTTGGGGACACATCGGAATTACGTTGTACCGCATTCTTTGGGGCTTCTTCTGGGGGACAGCCGTTGCACTAGTCATTGGCTCCTTCGTTGCTATGTCCAAAGTGATTGAAGCACTACTAGATCCAACGATCCAAGCAATTCGCGCGATTCCATCGCTTGCATGGGTACCATTATTCATCCTCTGGCTTGGAATTGGAGAACCGTCTAAAGTAACACTAATCGCACTCGGTGTATTTTTCCCTGTTTATTTGAACACAGTTGGTGGGATTCAGTCCGTTGACAGAAAATTAATTGAAGTAGGAAAAGCATACGGACTTAACACATTCCAACTAGTACGTCGCATCATTTTACCAGCATCTCTACCATCCTTTTTAATCGGTCTTAGAAGTGGACTTGGACTTGGCTGGATGTTTGTTGTAGCAGCAGAGCTACTAGGAGCAAGCCAAGGTCTAGGATACCTTCTCGTGATCGGGCAAAACACATTTAGACCAGATACGATTTTAGCGAGTATTGTCCTCTTTGCGATTTTAGGAAAGCTTACAGACTTTCTACTCAAAAAACTTCAAGAGCGCGCCCTGCACTGGCAGGATAACTTAAACGGTCAACAATAA
- a CDS encoding aliphatic sulfonate ABC transporter substrate-binding protein codes for MKKTLLGLSIGALGLVAAGCGSESNTEAGTANTNDNSSTPETITVDYAFYSPTSLVLKEQGFLDEVFEGEDVEFEYVLSQGSNRALEFLSGGSVDFGSTAGAAALMAKGNNAPIKNVYIYSQPEWTALVTNEGSDLDTVEQLEGKRVAATPGTDPYIFLIRALDEVGLTESDLEVVPLQHSDGASALANGDVDAWAGLDPHMARQEVETNAELFYRNESFNTYGFLNVREEFAEQYPDAVDKVIEAYELAREWVEENPEETIQILVDEAGISEEVAALQLERNNFSNPQPGQEHIDALTAAGEVLQESGNLDASLDLEELVNSLIDPAYAERVIN; via the coding sequence ATGAAAAAGACATTATTAGGACTTAGTATCGGAGCGTTAGGATTAGTAGCTGCAGGATGTGGCTCCGAATCAAACACAGAAGCAGGAACAGCAAATACGAACGACAACTCGTCAACACCCGAAACAATTACGGTAGACTACGCGTTTTATTCTCCAACTAGTCTTGTACTAAAGGAGCAAGGCTTCCTCGATGAAGTATTTGAAGGAGAAGACGTCGAGTTTGAATATGTACTAAGCCAAGGTAGTAACCGCGCACTTGAATTCCTATCAGGAGGAAGCGTTGACTTCGGTTCAACGGCTGGTGCAGCTGCATTAATGGCAAAAGGAAATAACGCACCGATCAAAAACGTGTACATTTATTCGCAGCCAGAATGGACGGCACTCGTGACAAACGAGGGAAGTGACCTTGATACTGTCGAGCAACTAGAAGGAAAGAGAGTCGCTGCAACACCTGGTACAGACCCTTATATTTTCCTCATCCGAGCATTGGACGAAGTTGGTCTAACGGAGAGCGATCTTGAAGTCGTGCCACTTCAGCACTCAGACGGTGCTAGTGCACTGGCAAACGGAGATGTTGATGCTTGGGCAGGCCTTGATCCACACATGGCTCGTCAAGAAGTAGAGACGAACGCCGAGCTATTTTACCGCAACGAATCGTTTAATACGTACGGCTTCCTTAATGTAAGAGAAGAATTCGCGGAGCAGTATCCAGACGCGGTTGATAAAGTCATTGAAGCGTATGAGCTAGCTCGTGAATGGGTGGAAGAAAATCCAGAAGAGACGATTCAAATTTTAGTAGATGAAGCAGGAATTAGTGAAGAGGTAGCCGCACTTCAGCTAGAGCGAAACAACTTTAGTAATCCACAGCCAGGTCAGGAGCACATTGATGCGTTGACAGCCGCTGGTGAAGTGTTACAGGAATCAGGTAATTTAGATGCAAGCTTAGATCTTGAGGAACTTGTAAACAGCCTCATTGATCCAGCTTATGCAGAACGTGTTATTAACTAA